One genomic region from uncultured Subdoligranulum sp. encodes:
- a CDS encoding citrate synthase, with translation MYYPDVPALEPDELELLCHEYMEHNAHLDPKLADQMGVKRGLRNLDGTGVLAGITNVSSVIGYDKTADGTIVPIPGRLVYRGIDIDTLAAEADNHDRFLFEEVVWLLLFGSLPNREQHAKFCKLLEHHRELPRGFADDMILNSPSPNLMNKMARSVLAMYSYDEHAEDSSLPNILRQSINLIAELPTMMVNAYQIKRRVYDRSSMYFHLPTEGQSTAEHILSTYRADQKFTHEEARLLDLCLMVHADHGGGNCSTFTCRVLSSSGTDTYAAISAAIGALKGPKHGGANLKVMHQLDYILENVENPADDDEVREFLRKIIRKKAGDGSGLIYGMGHAVYTVSDPRAQILKNHARRMAYAKGYDEEFEMLCSIERLAPQVFAEEKHGPKKVCANVDLFSGLIYRMLGISEDLYTPLFAIARVPGWCAHRVEEVEFANRIIRPAYKYVGKPQPYITLAERP, from the coding sequence ATGTATTACCCGGACGTACCGGCCCTGGAGCCGGATGAACTGGAACTGCTTTGCCACGAGTACATGGAGCACAACGCGCACCTGGACCCCAAACTGGCGGACCAGATGGGCGTCAAGCGCGGTCTGCGCAACCTGGACGGTACCGGCGTGCTGGCCGGCATCACCAACGTGTCCAGCGTTATCGGCTACGACAAAACGGCGGACGGCACCATTGTGCCCATTCCCGGCCGGCTGGTCTACCGCGGCATCGACATCGATACCCTGGCCGCCGAGGCGGACAACCACGACCGTTTCCTCTTTGAGGAGGTGGTGTGGCTGCTGCTGTTCGGTTCGCTGCCCAACAGGGAGCAGCACGCCAAGTTCTGCAAGCTGCTGGAACATCACCGGGAACTGCCCCGGGGCTTTGCGGACGACATGATCCTCAACTCCCCCTCCCCCAACCTGATGAACAAGATGGCCCGCAGCGTGCTGGCCATGTACAGCTACGACGAGCACGCCGAGGATTCCAGCCTGCCCAACATCCTGCGGCAGAGCATCAACCTCATTGCCGAGCTGCCCACCATGATGGTCAACGCCTACCAGATCAAGCGCCGGGTGTACGACCGGTCCAGCATGTACTTCCATCTGCCCACCGAGGGCCAGAGCACGGCGGAGCACATCCTGAGCACCTACCGCGCCGACCAGAAGTTCACCCACGAGGAGGCAAGGCTTCTGGACCTCTGCCTGATGGTCCACGCCGACCACGGCGGCGGCAACTGCTCCACCTTCACCTGCCGTGTGCTGTCCAGCTCCGGCACCGACACCTACGCGGCCATCTCGGCGGCCATCGGCGCGCTGAAAGGTCCCAAGCACGGCGGCGCCAACCTGAAGGTCATGCACCAGCTGGACTACATCCTGGAGAATGTGGAAAATCCCGCCGACGATGACGAGGTGCGGGAGTTCCTGCGCAAGATCATCCGCAAGAAGGCCGGCGACGGCAGCGGCCTGATCTACGGCATGGGCCACGCGGTGTACACCGTCAGCGACCCCCGCGCCCAGATCCTGAAGAACCATGCCCGCCGCATGGCCTACGCCAAGGGCTACGACGAGGAATTCGAGATGCTGTGCAGCATCGAGCGGCTGGCTCCCCAGGTCTTTGCGGAGGAGAAGCACGGTCCCAAGAAGGTCTGCGCCAACGTGGACCTGTTCAGCGGGCTGATCTACCGTATGCTGGGCATCAGCGAGGACCTGTACACCCCGCTGTTCGCCATTGCCCGTGTGCCGGGCTGGTGTGCCCACCGGGTGGAGGAAGTGGAGTTTGCCAACCGCATCATCCGCCCCGCCTACAAGTATGTGGGCAAGCCCCAGCCCTACATCACGCTGGCCGAACGTCCTTAA
- a CDS encoding AzlD domain-containing protein: MSIDLHAAALVAVIAAVTILLRFAPFVVFGGGRPTPRYVVYLGRVLPGAIMAMLVVYCLRGADPLGSTHALPELLAGAAVVGLQCWRKNTLLSIAAGTVFYMILVQVVFV, from the coding sequence ATGTCCATTGATCTGCACGCCGCCGCTCTGGTGGCGGTCATTGCCGCGGTGACCATCTTGCTGCGCTTTGCCCCCTTTGTGGTGTTCGGCGGCGGTCGTCCCACGCCCCGGTACGTGGTCTACCTGGGCCGGGTGCTGCCCGGCGCCATCATGGCCATGCTGGTGGTCTACTGTCTGCGGGGGGCCGACCCCCTGGGCTCCACCCACGCCCTGCCCGAACTGCTGGCCGGGGCCGCCGTGGTGGGGCTGCAATGCTGGCGGAAAAACACCCTTTTGAGCATCGCCGCCGGCACGGTATTCTATATGATTCTGGTACAGGTCGTTTTTGTATGA
- a CDS encoding AzlC family ABC transporter permease, translating to MGKTVKYAFLRSLPVMAGYLVLGLGFGVLLAAKGYGVGWAFAMSALIYAGSMQYVAVDLLAGGASLVTAALMTLTVNARHLFYGISMVERYRDAGPAKPYLIFALTDETYSLVCSGEVPQGVDRKGYFFLVSLFDHLYWIAGSVVGALLGAVLPFDSTGIDFAMTALFLVVVTEQWRATRDHRPALTGLGVSLVCLLVFGPEGFLIPAMIGITAVLTLLRAVGAPRKEEDDHVH from the coding sequence ATGGGAAAGACGGTGAAGTATGCCTTTCTGCGGTCGCTGCCGGTGATGGCGGGCTACCTGGTGCTGGGGCTGGGCTTCGGGGTGCTGCTGGCGGCCAAGGGCTACGGCGTGGGCTGGGCCTTTGCCATGAGCGCGCTGATCTACGCGGGCAGCATGCAGTATGTGGCGGTGGACCTGCTGGCGGGGGGCGCCTCGCTGGTGACGGCGGCCCTCATGACGCTGACCGTCAACGCCCGGCATCTGTTTTACGGCATCTCCATGGTGGAGCGCTACCGGGACGCAGGTCCCGCCAAGCCCTACCTGATCTTTGCCCTCACCGATGAAACCTACTCCCTGGTGTGCAGCGGCGAGGTACCCCAGGGGGTGGACCGGAAGGGGTATTTCTTCCTGGTGTCGCTCTTCGATCACCTGTACTGGATCGCCGGCAGCGTGGTGGGGGCGCTGCTGGGGGCCGTGCTGCCCTTTGACAGCACCGGCATCGACTTCGCCATGACAGCCCTCTTCCTGGTGGTCGTGACCGAACAGTGGCGCGCCACCAGGGACCACCGCCCGGCGCTCACCGGGCTGGGAGTGTCGCTGGTCTGCCTGCTGGTCTTCGGGCCGGAGGGCTTCCTCATCCCGGCCATGATCGGCATCACGGCGGTGCTCACCCTGCTGCGGGCTGTGGGAGCGCCCCGAAAGGAGGAAGACGACCATGTCCATTGA
- the dnaK gene encoding molecular chaperone DnaK — protein sequence MAKIIGIDLGTTNSCAAVIEGGKPVVIPNAEGQRTTPSVVAFTKTGERLVGDAAKRQAVTNAPRTICSVKRLMGSETRIPIDGKCYAPQQISALILQKIKADAESYLGEPVTAAVITVPAYFNDAQRQATKDAGRIAGLEVKRIINEPTAAALAYGLDNGRTQTVMVYDLGGGTFDVSLIRIGDGIVQVLATCGDNYLGGDDFDARIVDWLADRFQKAHGIDLTGDRVAMQRLREEAEKAKKELSAATQTEINLPFLTVGPEGPLHLQETLTRARFEELCADLIERTALPVRNALSDARLTASDLDQVLLVGGSTRIPAVQDKVRRMVGLEPSRALNPDECVALGAAVQAGRLGGEVLAGAGEGLLLMDVTPLTLSIETLGGVATHLIERNSTIPTRFSKVFTTASPFQSTVEIKVLQGEREFAKDNKLLGTFMLRGIKRAWAGVPKIEVTFDIDANGIVKVSAKDLDTGKQQGITITGSSNLSEAEIQRAMREAAVFAGQDQERKAAMEALNAAEAAIYRVNTALGSKAGKALDKETRNRIKDAERALEKVTRHKKADKITPADVTAINAAREALFAVATPLVNQWESEQTRQTQ from the coding sequence ATGGCAAAGATCATCGGAATTGATTTGGGAACCACCAACAGCTGTGCCGCCGTCATCGAGGGGGGCAAGCCGGTGGTCATTCCCAATGCCGAGGGCCAGCGCACCACACCGTCGGTGGTGGCGTTCACCAAGACGGGGGAACGGCTGGTGGGGGATGCCGCCAAGCGGCAGGCCGTCACCAACGCCCCGCGGACCATCTGCAGCGTCAAGCGGCTGATGGGCAGTGAGACGCGCATTCCCATCGACGGCAAGTGCTATGCCCCCCAGCAGATCAGCGCGCTGATCCTGCAGAAGATCAAGGCCGATGCGGAGAGCTATCTGGGGGAGCCGGTGACCGCGGCGGTGATCACGGTGCCGGCCTATTTCAACGACGCCCAGCGCCAGGCCACCAAGGACGCCGGGCGGATCGCCGGGCTGGAGGTCAAGCGGATCATCAACGAGCCCACGGCGGCGGCGCTGGCCTACGGGCTGGACAACGGCCGCACCCAGACCGTCATGGTGTACGACCTGGGCGGCGGCACCTTTGATGTATCGCTGATCCGGATCGGGGACGGCATCGTGCAGGTGCTGGCCACCTGCGGCGACAACTACCTGGGCGGCGACGACTTCGACGCCCGCATCGTGGACTGGCTGGCCGACCGGTTCCAGAAAGCCCACGGCATAGACCTGACCGGCGACCGTGTGGCCATGCAGCGCCTGCGGGAGGAGGCCGAGAAGGCCAAGAAGGAACTTTCGGCGGCCACACAGACCGAGATCAACCTGCCGTTCCTGACGGTGGGGCCGGAGGGGCCGCTCCATCTGCAGGAGACACTGACCCGCGCCCGGTTTGAGGAACTCTGCGCCGATCTCATCGAGAGGACGGCGCTGCCGGTGCGCAACGCCCTCAGCGATGCCCGGCTGACGGCCAGCGACCTGGACCAGGTATTGCTGGTGGGCGGTTCCACCCGCATCCCGGCGGTGCAGGACAAGGTGCGCCGCATGGTGGGGCTGGAGCCCTCCCGGGCGCTGAACCCCGACGAATGTGTGGCGCTGGGCGCCGCTGTGCAGGCGGGGCGCCTGGGCGGCGAGGTGCTGGCCGGCGCCGGGGAAGGGCTGCTGCTCATGGACGTGACGCCGCTGACCCTCTCCATCGAGACGCTGGGCGGCGTGGCCACCCATCTGATCGAGCGCAATTCCACCATTCCCACCCGGTTCAGCAAGGTGTTCACCACCGCATCGCCCTTCCAGTCCACCGTGGAGATCAAGGTGCTGCAGGGGGAGCGGGAATTCGCCAAGGACAACAAGCTGCTGGGCACCTTTATGCTGCGGGGCATCAAGCGGGCCTGGGCGGGGGTCCCCAAGATCGAGGTGACCTTCGACATCGACGCCAACGGCATCGTGAAGGTCAGCGCCAAGGACCTGGATACCGGCAAACAGCAGGGCATCACCATCACGGGCTCCTCCAACCTGAGCGAGGCGGAGATCCAGCGTGCCATGCGGGAGGCGGCGGTGTTCGCCGGGCAGGACCAGGAACGCAAGGCGGCCATGGAAGCCCTCAACGCGGCGGAAGCGGCCATCTACCGGGTGAACACGGCGCTGGGCAGCAAGGCAGGCAAGGCGCTGGACAAGGAGACCCGGAACAGGATCAAGGACGCGGAGCGCGCCCTGGAGAAGGTGACCCGCCACAAGAAGGCGGACAAGATCACTCCCGCCGATGTGACGGCCATCAACGCGGCGCGGGAAGCGCTGTTTGCGGTGGCCACGCCGTTGGTCAACCAGTGGGAGAGCGAACAGACCCGGCAGACCCAATGA
- the hisB gene encoding imidazoleglycerol-phosphate dehydratase HisB, giving the protein MARTATVIRTTRETQITLTLNLDGTGKADLHTGIGFFDHMLDGFARHGLFDLAVDCHGDLEVDCHHTIEDIGIALGTALRQALGDKAGLVRYGSCLLPMDETLALCAVDLGGRPYFVYDAQFSAPACGGMDTQMAREFFYAISYAAMINLHLKVLYGENDHHKLEAMFKAFAKALDAATRTDARIEGVLSTKGTL; this is encoded by the coding sequence ATGGCACGCACAGCAACGGTAATACGCACTACGCGGGAGACCCAGATCACGCTGACGCTGAATCTGGACGGCACCGGCAAGGCGGATCTGCACACCGGCATCGGTTTTTTTGACCACATGCTGGACGGGTTTGCCCGCCACGGTCTGTTCGATCTGGCGGTGGACTGTCACGGCGACCTGGAGGTGGACTGCCACCACACCATCGAGGACATCGGCATTGCGCTGGGTACCGCTTTGCGCCAGGCCCTGGGCGACAAGGCCGGGCTGGTGCGCTACGGCAGCTGCCTGCTCCCCATGGACGAGACGCTGGCCCTGTGTGCCGTGGATCTGGGCGGACGGCCCTACTTTGTGTATGATGCCCAGTTTTCCGCCCCCGCCTGCGGCGGCATGGATACCCAGATGGCCCGGGAATTCTTTTACGCCATCTCCTACGCGGCCATGATCAACCTGCACCTGAAGGTGCTCTACGGCGAAAACGATCACCACAAACTGGAGGCGATGTTCAAGGCCTTCGCCAAGGCGCTGGACGCCGCCACCCGCACCGATGCCCGGATCGAAGGCGTACTCTCCACCAAGGGGACGCTGTGA
- the glyA gene encoding serine hydroxymethyltransferase, with product MYQDMIDTIGFVQKADPEVGAAMERELGRQRANIELIASENIVSPAVMAAMGSVLTNKYAEGYPGKRYYGGCQFVDQVEQIAIDRACKLFGAKYANVQPHSGAQANLAVYFALLNLGDTVMGMDLSQGGHLTHGSPVNMSGKNYNFVSYGVGEDGRIDYAALAKQVAKVRPKLLVAGASAYPRAIDFEKLAEIAHGYGAMLMVDMAHIAGLVAGGMHQNPVPYADVVTTTTHKTLRGPRGGLILTNNEYLIKRINSAIFPGTQGGPLEHVIAAKAVCFGEALQPAFKEYARKIVENAAAMADELTARGVKLVSGGTDNHLLLIDLTDEECTGKDLEHNLDAVHITANKNTVPGEKRSPFVTSGVRVGTPAVTTRGMGPAEMKIIADCIAECIFDFEAKKEDIAARVAELSARFPLYE from the coding sequence ATGTATCAGGACATGATTGACACCATCGGCTTTGTGCAGAAGGCGGACCCCGAAGTGGGCGCCGCCATGGAGCGTGAGCTGGGACGCCAGCGCGCCAACATCGAACTCATCGCCAGCGAGAACATCGTCTCGCCGGCCGTGATGGCCGCCATGGGCAGTGTGCTGACCAACAAGTACGCCGAGGGCTATCCCGGCAAGCGCTACTACGGCGGCTGCCAGTTCGTGGACCAGGTGGAACAGATCGCCATCGACCGCGCCTGCAAACTGTTCGGCGCCAAGTACGCCAACGTGCAGCCCCATTCCGGCGCCCAGGCCAACCTGGCCGTCTACTTTGCCCTGCTGAACCTGGGCGACACCGTCATGGGCATGGACCTGTCCCAGGGCGGTCACCTGACCCACGGCTCCCCCGTGAATATGAGCGGCAAAAACTACAACTTCGTCTCCTACGGTGTGGGTGAGGACGGCCGCATCGACTACGCCGCCCTGGCCAAGCAGGTGGCCAAGGTCCGGCCCAAGCTGCTGGTGGCCGGTGCGTCGGCCTATCCCCGCGCCATCGACTTCGAGAAGCTGGCCGAGATCGCCCACGGCTACGGCGCCATGCTCATGGTGGATATGGCCCACATCGCCGGTCTGGTGGCGGGCGGCATGCACCAGAACCCCGTGCCCTACGCCGACGTGGTGACCACCACCACCCACAAGACGCTGCGCGGTCCCCGTGGCGGCCTGATCCTGACCAACAACGAGTATCTGATCAAGCGGATCAACTCCGCCATCTTCCCCGGCACCCAGGGCGGCCCGCTGGAGCATGTCATCGCCGCCAAGGCGGTCTGCTTCGGCGAGGCCCTGCAGCCCGCCTTCAAGGAGTACGCCCGCAAGATCGTGGAGAACGCCGCCGCCATGGCCGACGAGCTCACTGCCCGGGGCGTCAAGCTGGTTTCGGGCGGCACCGACAACCATCTGCTGCTCATCGACCTGACCGATGAGGAGTGCACCGGCAAGGACCTGGAGCACAACCTGGATGCCGTGCACATCACCGCCAACAAGAACACCGTCCCCGGCGAGAAGCGCAGCCCCTTCGTGACCAGCGGCGTCCGGGTGGGCACCCCCGCCGTGACCACCCGCGGCATGGGCCCCGCCGAGATGAAGATCATCGCCGACTGCATTGCCGAGTGCATCTTTGACTTCGAGGCCAAGAAGGAGGACATCGCCGCCCGGGTGGCCGAGCTCTCCGCCCGGTTCCCGCTGTACGAATAA
- a CDS encoding cytidylate kinase-like family protein — translation MEPIVITIAREFASGGSEIAQAVADKMGIPLYNKELITRAAKKSGLTEEAIAASENQRSGSLIYSLYMMGNTMPLADQVYILQSNVIKELASEGSCVILGRCGDYVLRERPNVLSVFVYAPLEDRIQRAKARPGVKDLADRQWEVQLAKHDRARASYYNYYTENRWGEAKNYDLCLNAALGLDTCANLIVDAARAMEAANKE, via the coding sequence ATGGAACCGATCGTCATCACCATTGCCCGTGAATTTGCTTCTGGCGGCAGCGAGATCGCCCAGGCCGTAGCCGACAAGATGGGCATTCCCCTCTACAACAAGGAGCTCATCACCCGGGCGGCCAAAAAGAGCGGCCTGACCGAGGAAGCCATCGCCGCCAGCGAGAACCAGCGCAGCGGCAGCCTGATCTACAGCCTGTACATGATGGGCAACACGATGCCCCTGGCCGACCAGGTCTACATCCTGCAGAGCAACGTCATCAAGGAGCTGGCGTCGGAGGGTTCCTGCGTGATCCTGGGTCGCTGCGGCGACTATGTGCTGCGGGAGCGTCCCAATGTGCTGAGCGTCTTTGTCTACGCGCCGCTGGAGGACCGCATCCAGCGGGCCAAGGCCCGGCCGGGCGTCAAGGACCTGGCCGACCGGCAGTGGGAGGTCCAGCTGGCCAAGCACGACCGCGCCCGCGCCAGCTACTACAACTACTACACCGAAAACCGCTGGGGTGAGGCCAAGAACTACGATCTGTGCCTCAACGCCGCCCTGGGTCTGGACACCTGCGCCAATCTGATCGTGGATGCCGCCCGTGCCATGGAGGCTGCGAACAAGGAATGA
- a CDS encoding MATE family efflux transporter, translating into MSTADAHSASRMGTAPMGPLLFSLAIPMMVSMLFQALYNVVDSIFVSYINEAALSAVSLAFPIQNLMIAFAVGTGVGVNAYVSKSLGEGNRAEADRAAANGLFLALCTFVVFFLFGLFGVQAFMNSQTTDPLIRQYGNDYLAVCCLFSLGCMIQCMVEKLLSATGRSNYAMITQLVGALTNIVMDPILIFGLFGFPRMEAAGAAAATVAGQFLGAFTGLYLNLRHNHDIRFRLQDFRPQARTVRRIYQVGIPSIAMTSVGSVMTFCMNRILIAFSSTAVAVFGVYFKMQSFIVMPLIGLNNGMVPIIAYNYGARKPRRIVQVIRMAVVAAVAIMLLGFAAAQLCPGVMLSIFNAGPDMLALGEVALRIISIHFVIAGFNIVSSAVFQALGRGVMALLVSLVRQLFVLVPAAWLLSLNGNVNLIWWAFPIAEVASFLMCSFFLTRCYRTVVQPMLEPAAAQF; encoded by the coding sequence ATGAGTACCGCCGACGCCCATTCCGCCAGCCGGATGGGCACGGCCCCCATGGGGCCGCTGCTCTTCTCTCTGGCGATTCCCATGATGGTCTCCATGCTGTTCCAGGCACTGTACAACGTGGTGGACAGCATCTTTGTGTCCTATATCAACGAGGCAGCCCTCTCTGCCGTATCCCTGGCCTTTCCCATTCAGAACCTGATGATCGCCTTCGCCGTGGGGACCGGTGTGGGCGTCAACGCCTACGTGTCCAAGTCCCTGGGCGAGGGCAACCGCGCCGAGGCCGACCGGGCTGCCGCCAACGGCCTGTTCCTGGCCCTGTGCACCTTTGTGGTGTTTTTCCTCTTCGGCTTGTTCGGCGTGCAGGCCTTCATGAACTCCCAGACCACCGACCCGCTGATCCGGCAGTACGGCAACGACTATCTGGCGGTGTGCTGCCTGTTCAGCCTGGGATGCATGATCCAGTGCATGGTGGAAAAGCTGCTCAGCGCCACCGGACGCTCCAACTACGCCATGATCACCCAGCTGGTGGGAGCCCTGACCAATATTGTCATGGACCCCATCCTGATCTTCGGGCTGTTCGGTTTTCCCCGCATGGAGGCCGCCGGCGCGGCTGCGGCCACCGTGGCCGGGCAGTTCCTGGGGGCTTTCACGGGGCTGTACCTCAACCTGCGCCATAACCACGACATTCGGTTCCGCCTGCAGGATTTCCGGCCCCAGGCCCGTACCGTCCGGCGCATCTACCAGGTGGGCATCCCCTCCATTGCCATGACCTCGGTGGGCAGCGTCATGACTTTCTGCATGAACCGCATCCTCATCGCTTTCTCCAGCACCGCGGTGGCTGTGTTCGGCGTCTACTTCAAGATGCAGAGCTTCATCGTCATGCCCCTCATCGGTCTCAACAACGGCATGGTCCCCATCATCGCCTACAACTACGGTGCCCGCAAACCCCGGCGCATTGTACAGGTCATCCGGATGGCGGTGGTTGCCGCCGTGGCCATCATGCTGCTGGGCTTCGCGGCCGCACAGCTCTGCCCCGGCGTCATGCTCAGCATCTTCAACGCCGGCCCCGACATGCTTGCCCTGGGCGAGGTGGCTCTGCGCATCATCTCCATCCACTTCGTCATCGCGGGCTTCAACATCGTCTCTTCGGCGGTGTTCCAGGCCCTGGGCCGCGGCGTCATGGCGCTGCTGGTCTCGTTGGTACGCCAGCTCTTTGTGCTGGTGCCCGCCGCCTGGCTGCTGAGCCTGAACGGCAACGTCAACCTGATCTGGTGGGCGTTCCCCATTGCCGAGGTCGCCTCGTTCCTCATGTGCAGCTTCTTCCTCACCCGCTGCTACCGCACCGTGGTACAGCCGATGCTGGAACCCGCTGCCGCCCAATTCTGA
- a CDS encoding DUF308 domain-containing protein, whose amino-acid sequence MLRYVKNGMLVLSIAFIALGLLLLIMPETSLLWLCYAFGAVVLITGIVCLVQYARLRGSGFAAPFFLVAGVITAALGLFTLAQPQVVASFLPVVFGLFILIDGCSRIGTAVELARRQADRWWLVLLFSVLSIALGILLLVNPFGAAVSVVMLCGVLLIIEGAVNLACVVYTAMELRTLDRMADAAQTAALDALGQMLDEEEAEALNRDHEGIVYNAESTDVSDDPQ is encoded by the coding sequence ATGCTGCGTTACGTCAAAAACGGCATGCTGGTGCTCAGCATCGCCTTCATCGCCCTGGGTCTGCTGCTGCTCATCATGCCCGAGACCAGTCTTCTGTGGCTCTGCTACGCCTTCGGCGCCGTGGTGCTCATCACCGGCATCGTCTGTCTGGTACAGTACGCCCGGCTGCGGGGCAGCGGTTTCGCCGCGCCCTTCTTCCTTGTGGCCGGGGTCATCACCGCCGCGCTGGGCCTCTTCACGCTGGCGCAGCCCCAGGTGGTGGCCAGCTTCCTGCCGGTGGTGTTCGGGCTGTTCATCCTCATCGACGGCTGCAGCCGTATCGGCACCGCTGTGGAACTGGCACGCCGCCAGGCCGACCGCTGGTGGCTGGTGCTGCTGTTCAGCGTATTGTCCATCGCGCTGGGCATCCTGCTGCTGGTGAACCCCTTCGGGGCGGCGGTCAGCGTCGTGATGCTCTGCGGTGTGCTGCTCATCATCGAGGGGGCCGTCAACCTGGCCTGCGTGGTCTACACCGCCATGGAACTGCGCACCCTGGACCGGATGGCCGATGCCGCCCAGACGGCGGCCCTGGACGCCCTGGGCCAGATGCTGGACGAGGAGGAGGCCGAAGCCCTCAACCGGGATCACGAGGGCATCGTCTACAATGCCGAGAGCACCGACGTGTCCGACGATCCCCAGTGA
- a CDS encoding FAD-dependent oxidoreductase yields MYDLIIVGAGPAGIFTALELLRKSDKPHKILLVEKGKPVEKRHCPKDKTGVCVNCKPTCAITTGFSGAGAFSDGKLSLSYQVGGELPDLIGEDFAQELIDYTDKIYLEFGADPKVEGIYEGQEIKAIRKRAIQAGLQLVDCPIRHLGTEKAQQLYLNIQNHLQAAGVEMLFETECENIILNGSVCKGVILREKTGPREVLGKQVVIATGRRGADWLEKLCAEHGIAHKPGTVDIGVRVECRNEVMETINKVLYEGKLIGYPAPWRNKVRTFCQNPGGFVAQENYDNDLAVVNGHSFKEKKSNNTNLAILVSHNFTEPFNQPIAYAQKVGELTNMLGAGHILVQRYGDILDGKRTWAKELARANVRPTLKDAVAGDITSAMPYRAMVNIIEFIKMVDHVVPGFASPETLLYSPELKFYSNKVKMDTDLETNIQGLHCLGDSSGWTRGLMMASVMGVLMGRKLMEKHGF; encoded by the coding sequence ATGTATGACCTGATTATCGTTGGCGCCGGCCCGGCCGGCATCTTCACCGCCCTGGAACTGCTGCGCAAGAGCGACAAGCCCCACAAGATCCTTCTGGTGGAAAAGGGCAAACCGGTGGAGAAGCGCCACTGCCCCAAGGACAAGACCGGCGTCTGCGTCAACTGCAAGCCCACCTGCGCCATCACCACGGGATTTTCCGGGGCGGGGGCTTTCTCGGACGGCAAGCTGTCCCTGTCCTACCAGGTGGGCGGCGAGCTGCCCGACCTGATCGGCGAGGATTTTGCCCAGGAGCTCATCGACTACACCGACAAGATCTATCTGGAATTCGGTGCCGACCCCAAGGTGGAGGGCATCTATGAGGGCCAGGAGATCAAGGCCATCCGCAAGCGGGCCATCCAGGCCGGGCTGCAGCTGGTGGACTGTCCCATCCGGCACCTGGGCACCGAGAAGGCCCAGCAGCTCTACCTGAACATCCAGAACCACCTGCAGGCCGCCGGTGTGGAGATGCTCTTTGAGACCGAGTGCGAGAACATCATCCTGAACGGCTCGGTGTGCAAGGGCGTGATCCTGCGGGAGAAGACCGGCCCCCGGGAAGTGCTGGGCAAGCAGGTGGTCATTGCCACCGGCCGCCGGGGCGCCGACTGGCTGGAAAAGCTCTGCGCCGAGCACGGCATCGCCCACAAGCCCGGCACGGTGGACATCGGCGTCCGGGTGGAGTGCCGCAACGAGGTCATGGAGACCATCAACAAGGTGCTCTACGAGGGCAAGCTCATCGGCTACCCGGCCCCCTGGCGCAACAAGGTGCGCACCTTCTGCCAGAATCCCGGCGGCTTTGTGGCCCAGGAAAACTACGACAACGACCTGGCGGTGGTCAACGGCCACAGCTTCAAGGAGAAAAAGAGCAACAACACCAACCTGGCCATCCTGGTCAGCCACAACTTCACCGAGCCCTTCAACCAGCCCATCGCCTACGCCCAGAAGGTGGGCGAACTGACCAACATGCTGGGCGCCGGGCACATTCTGGTGCAGCGGTACGGCGATATCCTGGACGGCAAGCGCACCTGGGCCAAGGAACTGGCCCGGGCCAACGTCCGCCCCACCCTGAAGGACGCCGTGGCAGGCGATATCACCTCGGCCATGCCCTACCGGGCCATGGTGAACATCATCGAGTTCATCAAGATGGTGGACCATGTGGTTCCGGGCTTTGCCAGCCCCGAGACGCTGCTCTACAGCCCCGAACTGAAGTTCTATTCCAACAAGGTGAAGATGGACACCGACCTGGAGACCAACATCCAGGGTCTGCACTGCCTGGGAGATTCCTCCGGCTGGACCCGCGGCCTGATGATGGCTTCCGTCATGGGCGTGCTCATGGGCCGCAAACTCATGGAAAAGCACGGTTTCTGA